From a single Nissabacter sp. SGAir0207 genomic region:
- the cpxP gene encoding cell-envelope stress modulator CpxP, translating to MHKVTPLVLATLLPLSTGMAWGAETAAGEPAWHHNDSLLKNGYVNNEMMFDGVSLTEEQRQQMRDLMHQARRDLPRINVAEMETMHRLIIAKDFDQNAVQAQAEKMAREQVARQVEMARVRNLMYNLLTDDQKAVLAHRHQQRMDQLQQMQQTQQHNAQRMSELQPTSAQKLSTKE from the coding sequence ATGCACAAGGTCACCCCGTTAGTGTTAGCCACCCTGCTGCCGCTCTCCACTGGCATGGCATGGGGCGCTGAGACAGCGGCTGGGGAGCCTGCCTGGCATCATAACGACTCCCTGCTTAAGAACGGTTACGTTAATAATGAAATGATGTTTGATGGCGTCAGCCTGACGGAAGAGCAGCGCCAGCAAATGCGAGATTTAATGCATCAGGCACGGCGCGATCTGCCCCGTATCAATGTAGCTGAAATGGAAACCATGCACAGGCTGATCATTGCGAAAGACTTTGATCAGAATGCAGTTCAGGCGCAGGCCGAAAAGATGGCGCGGGAGCAAGTCGCCCGCCAGGTTGAGATGGCTCGGGTGCGTAACCTGATGTACAACCTGCTGACCGATGACCAGAAAGCCGTACTGGCGCACCGTCACCAGCAACGGATGGACCAATTGCAGCAGATGCAACAAACACAGCAACACAACGCCCAAAGAATGAGTGAGTTGCAACCGACTTCTGCCCAGAAGCTGAGTACCAAAGAGTAG
- the cpxA gene encoding envelope stress sensor histidine kinase CpxA: protein MINSLTARIFAIFWFTLALVLMLVLMVPKLDSRQLTPLLESEQRQGLMLEQHVEAELAGDPANDLMWWRRLFRAIDKWAPPGQRLLLVTSEGRVIGAQRNEMQIVRNFIGQSDNSDRPKKKKYGRVEMVGPFSVRDGEDNYQLYLIRPANSPQSDFINLMFDRPLLLLIVTMLISSPLLLWLAWSLAKPARKLKNAADEVARGNLKQHPELESGPQEFLATGASFNQMVSALERMVTAQQRLISDISHELRTPLTRLQLATALMRRRHGEGKELERIETEAHRLDSMINDLLVLSRSQHKNELAREPLKANTLWADVLENAQFEAEQVGKKLEITAPPGPWTLIGNPAALDSALENIVRNALRYSHHHIAVAFACDEEGITITVDDDGPGVSPADREQIFRPFYRTDEARDRESGGTGLGLAIVETAVSQHRGWVRADDSPLGGLRLIIWLPLHLR, encoded by the coding sequence ATGATCAACAGCCTGACAGCACGAATCTTCGCCATCTTTTGGTTTACGTTGGCGCTGGTGCTGATGCTGGTGTTGATGGTGCCGAAACTGGACTCCCGCCAGCTTACGCCGCTGCTCGAGAGTGAGCAGCGTCAGGGGCTGATGCTGGAGCAGCATGTCGAGGCCGAGCTGGCAGGCGATCCGGCCAATGACCTGATGTGGTGGCGGCGGCTGTTCCGCGCCATCGACAAGTGGGCACCACCCGGCCAGCGGCTGTTGCTGGTGACCAGTGAGGGGCGAGTGATTGGCGCCCAGCGCAATGAGATGCAGATCGTACGCAACTTCATTGGCCAGTCTGATAACTCCGACCGGCCCAAGAAGAAGAAGTATGGCCGTGTCGAGATGGTCGGCCCCTTCTCCGTGCGCGATGGTGAAGACAACTACCAGCTCTATCTGATTCGTCCGGCCAACAGCCCGCAGTCCGACTTCATCAACCTGATGTTTGACCGGCCGCTGCTGCTGCTGATCGTCACCATGCTGATCAGTTCGCCGCTGCTGCTGTGGCTGGCGTGGAGTCTGGCGAAACCGGCGCGCAAGCTGAAGAATGCGGCGGATGAGGTGGCGCGCGGCAATTTGAAACAGCACCCGGAGCTGGAGTCCGGCCCGCAGGAGTTTCTGGCGACCGGTGCCAGCTTCAACCAGATGGTGAGCGCGCTGGAGCGGATGGTGACTGCCCAGCAACGGCTGATCTCTGACATCTCCCACGAGCTGCGCACCCCGCTGACGCGCCTGCAATTGGCGACAGCGTTGATGCGTCGTCGCCACGGGGAGGGCAAGGAGCTGGAGCGCATTGAGACCGAGGCGCACCGGCTGGACAGCATGATCAACGACCTGCTGGTGCTGTCGCGTAGCCAGCATAAAAATGAGCTGGCGCGCGAGCCGCTGAAAGCCAACACGCTGTGGGCGGATGTGCTGGAGAACGCCCAGTTCGAGGCAGAGCAGGTGGGGAAAAAGCTGGAGATCACCGCACCGCCCGGCCCGTGGACGCTGATTGGCAACCCAGCCGCGCTGGACAGTGCGTTGGAGAATATCGTACGCAATGCGCTGCGCTACTCCCACCACCACATCGCCGTCGCCTTTGCCTGTGATGAGGAGGGGATCACCATCACCGTGGATGATGATGGCCCCGGCGTCTCGCCAGCCGACCGGGAGCAGATCTTCCGCCCCTTCTACCGCACCGATGAGGCGCGTGACCGCGAATCAGGCGGCACCGGGCTGGGGCTGGCGATTGTGGAAACCGCTGTCTCGCAGCACCGTGGCTGGGTCAGGGCGGATGATAGCCCGCTCGGCGGCCTGCGCCTGATCATCTGGCTGCCGCTGCACCTGCGTTAA
- the tpiA gene encoding triose-phosphate isomerase — protein MRHPLVMGNWKLNGSTQMVNELIAGLRKELSDVDGCGVAIAPPALYLDLARHQLAGSRIALGAQDVGVNLSGAFTGETSAEMLKDIGAQYIIIGHSERRTYHKESDEFIAKKFGVLKEAGLIPVLCIGETEAENEAGETEAVCAKQLDAVLNSLGAQAFENTVIAYEPVWAIGTGKSATPAQAQAVHKFIRDHIAKQDADVAAKVIIQYGGSVNAGNAAELFTQPDIDGALVGGASLKADAFAVIVKAAAEAKRA, from the coding sequence ATGCGTCATCCCTTAGTAATGGGTAACTGGAAACTTAATGGCAGTACCCAGATGGTTAACGAACTGATCGCAGGGCTGCGTAAAGAGCTGAGCGACGTCGATGGTTGCGGCGTTGCGATTGCACCTCCGGCACTCTACCTGGATCTGGCCCGCCACCAGCTGGCTGGCAGCCGCATCGCCCTGGGTGCACAGGATGTCGGCGTGAACCTCTCTGGTGCCTTTACTGGCGAAACCTCTGCCGAGATGCTGAAAGACATCGGCGCGCAGTACATCATCATCGGTCACTCCGAGCGTCGCACTTACCACAAAGAGAGCGATGAGTTTATCGCCAAGAAATTTGGTGTGCTGAAAGAAGCTGGCCTGATCCCGGTACTCTGCATAGGTGAGACCGAAGCGGAAAACGAAGCCGGCGAAACTGAAGCCGTGTGCGCCAAACAGCTGGACGCCGTGCTGAACAGCCTGGGCGCGCAAGCTTTCGAAAACACCGTGATCGCCTATGAGCCAGTCTGGGCCATCGGCACCGGCAAATCTGCCACCCCGGCGCAGGCGCAGGCTGTCCACAAGTTCATCCGTGACCACATCGCCAAGCAAGACGCCGACGTGGCTGCCAAGGTCATCATCCAGTACGGCGGTTCCGTCAACGCGGGCAACGCCGCTGAGCTGTTCACCCAGCCGGACATCGACGGCGCGCTGGTTGGCGGCGCTTCCCTGAAGGCCGACGCCTTCGCAGTGATCGTTAAAGCCGCCGCAGAAGCCAAACGCGCGTAA
- the pfkA gene encoding 6-phosphofructokinase has translation MIKKIGVLTSGGDAPGMNAAIRGVVRAALTEGLEVFGVYDGYLGLYEDRMEKLDRYSVSDMINRGGTFLGSARFPEFRDEAVRAKAIENMKKRGLDALVVIGGDGSYMGAKRLTEMGFPCIGLPGTIDNDVAGTDYTIGYFTALETVVEAIDRLRDTSSSHQRISIVEVMGRYCGDLTLAAAIAGGCEFIVLPEVEFTRDDLVAEIKAGIAKGKKHAIVAITEHICDIDELARHIESETKRETRATVLGHIQRGGAPVAYDRILASRMGAFSIELLLQGYGGRCVGVQNEKLVHHDIIDAIENMKRPFKSDLLETAKKLY, from the coding sequence ATGATCAAAAAAATTGGTGTACTGACGAGTGGCGGCGACGCCCCAGGTATGAATGCTGCGATCCGTGGTGTTGTGCGTGCCGCATTGACCGAAGGGCTGGAAGTTTTCGGTGTCTATGACGGCTACCTCGGCTTGTACGAAGATCGTATGGAAAAACTGGACCGTTATAGCGTCTCTGACATGATCAACCGCGGCGGCACCTTCCTGGGTTCCGCGCGCTTCCCGGAGTTCCGTGACGAGGCGGTGCGCGCCAAAGCCATTGAGAACATGAAAAAGCGCGGTCTTGACGCGCTGGTGGTCATCGGCGGTGACGGCTCCTACATGGGGGCAAAACGCCTGACCGAGATGGGCTTCCCCTGCATCGGCCTGCCGGGCACTATCGATAATGACGTGGCTGGCACCGACTACACCATCGGTTACTTCACCGCGCTGGAGACCGTGGTCGAGGCGATTGACCGCCTGCGCGACACCTCCTCCTCCCACCAGCGTATCTCCATCGTGGAAGTGATGGGCCGTTACTGTGGCGATTTGACGCTGGCGGCGGCAATTGCTGGCGGTTGCGAGTTCATCGTACTGCCGGAAGTGGAGTTCACCCGTGACGATCTGGTGGCAGAGATCAAAGCTGGCATCGCCAAAGGGAAGAAACATGCCATCGTCGCCATCACCGAGCACATCTGTGACATCGACGAACTGGCGCGCCATATCGAAAGCGAAACCAAACGCGAAACCCGCGCGACGGTGCTGGGCCACATCCAGCGCGGCGGGGCGCCGGTCGCTTACGACCGTATTCTGGCCTCGCGCATGGGTGCCTTCTCCATCGAACTGCTGTTGCAGGGCTACGGCGGCCGCTGCGTCGGCGTCCAGAATGAGAAGCTGGTGCACCATGACATCATCGATGCCATCGAGAACATGAAGCGTCCGTTCAAATCTGATCTGCTGGAAACGGCGAAAAAGCTCTACTGA
- the glpX gene encoding class II fructose-bisphosphatase codes for MKRELAIEFSRVTEAAALAGYKWLGRGDKNAADGAAVHAMRIMLNNVEIDGRIVIGEGEIDEAPMLYIGEQVGTGRGDAVDIAVDPIEGTRMTAMGQANALAVLAVGDRGTFLHAPDMYMEKLVVGPGARGCIDLALPLEQNLRNVATALNKPLADLTVVILAKPRHDQTIAQLQQLGVKVFAIPDGDVAASILTCMPESEVDVMYGIGGAPEGVISAAVIRALDGDMQGRLLPRHQVKGENEENRRIGEQELARCQEMGIEANRVLPLDEMARNDNVIFAATGITEGDLLAGIRRKGTMATTETLLIRGKSRTIRRITSTHYLERKDPALHPYIL; via the coding sequence ATGAAACGTGAATTAGCCATCGAGTTTTCCCGCGTCACCGAAGCCGCCGCCCTTGCCGGCTATAAATGGCTGGGCCGCGGCGACAAAAATGCCGCCGACGGCGCGGCCGTCCATGCCATGCGCATCATGCTGAATAACGTGGAGATTGATGGCCGGATTGTCATCGGCGAGGGAGAGATCGACGAGGCACCGATGCTCTATATCGGTGAGCAGGTCGGCACCGGCCGTGGTGACGCGGTGGACATCGCCGTCGACCCGATTGAGGGCACGCGCATGACCGCGATGGGTCAGGCCAATGCGCTGGCAGTGCTGGCGGTGGGCGATCGCGGCACCTTCTTGCACGCGCCGGACATGTACATGGAGAAGCTGGTGGTTGGCCCCGGCGCGCGCGGCTGCATCGATCTCGCCTTGCCGCTGGAGCAGAACCTGCGCAACGTAGCCACGGCGCTCAACAAGCCGTTGGCTGACCTGACGGTGGTGATTCTGGCGAAGCCGCGCCATGACCAGACGATCGCCCAATTGCAGCAACTGGGGGTGAAGGTGTTTGCCATCCCGGACGGCGACGTGGCGGCCTCCATTCTCACCTGTATGCCGGAGAGCGAAGTCGATGTGATGTATGGCATCGGCGGCGCGCCGGAGGGCGTGATTTCGGCGGCGGTGATCCGTGCGCTGGATGGCGACATGCAGGGCCGGCTGCTGCCGCGCCATCAGGTGAAAGGGGAGAATGAAGAGAACCGCCGCATCGGCGAGCAGGAGCTGGCGCGCTGTCAGGAGATGGGCATTGAGGCCAACCGGGTACTGCCGCTGGATGAGATGGCGCGCAATGACAACGTAATCTTTGCCGCTACCGGCATCACCGAGGGCGATCTGCTGGCGGGTATCCGCCGCAAGGGCACGATGGCGACCACCGAAACCCTGCTGATCCGTGGCAAGTCGCGCACCATCCGCCGCATCACCTCGACCCACTATCTGGAGCGCAAAGATCCGGCGCTGCACCCCTACATCCTGTAA
- a CDS encoding sulfate ABC transporter substrate-binding protein → MRKWGAGLALMLAATGALAKDIQLLNVSYDPTREFYQEYNQAFSKYWQQKTGDHVTVRQSHGGSGKQATSVINGIEADVVTLALAYDVDAIAERGRIEKDWIKRLPDNSAPYTSTIVFLVRKGNPKQIHDWPDLIKPGVAVITPNPKTSGGARWNYLAAWGYALHQNNNDQAKAQDFVQALYKNVQVLDSGARGATNTFVERGMGDVLIAWENEALLAVKELGTDQFDIVTPSESILAEPTVSVVDRIVERRQTREVAEGYLKYLYSPEGQTIAAQNYYRPRDPAVAAKFANEFPKLKLFTVDSLGGWTALQKEHFATGGVFDQITRR, encoded by the coding sequence ATGCGTAAATGGGGAGCAGGGCTGGCATTGATGCTGGCAGCAACAGGTGCGTTAGCAAAAGATATTCAATTGCTGAACGTCTCTTACGATCCCACGCGGGAGTTCTATCAGGAGTACAATCAGGCTTTCAGTAAGTACTGGCAGCAGAAGACCGGCGACCACGTGACCGTGCGCCAGTCCCACGGCGGCTCTGGCAAGCAGGCAACCTCGGTGATCAACGGCATTGAGGCGGATGTGGTGACGCTGGCGCTGGCCTATGATGTCGATGCCATCGCTGAGCGCGGCCGCATTGAGAAGGATTGGATCAAGCGCCTGCCGGACAACTCCGCCCCTTACACCTCGACCATCGTGTTCCTGGTGCGCAAGGGCAACCCGAAACAGATTCATGACTGGCCTGATTTGATCAAGCCGGGCGTTGCCGTCATCACCCCGAACCCGAAAACCTCTGGCGGCGCACGCTGGAACTATCTGGCCGCCTGGGGCTATGCCCTGCACCAGAACAACAATGACCAAGCCAAGGCGCAGGACTTTGTGCAGGCGCTGTATAAAAATGTGCAGGTGCTGGACTCCGGCGCACGCGGCGCGACCAACACCTTTGTGGAGCGCGGCATGGGGGATGTGCTGATCGCTTGGGAGAATGAGGCGCTGCTGGCGGTGAAGGAGCTGGGCACTGACCAGTTTGACATCGTGACGCCGAGCGAGTCGATTCTGGCTGAACCTACGGTTTCGGTGGTGGATCGCATCGTGGAGCGCCGCCAGACCCGCGAGGTAGCAGAGGGCTATCTGAAGTATCTCTACAGCCCAGAGGGCCAGACCATCGCGGCCCAGAACTACTATCGCCCGCGTGACCCGGCCGTGGCCGCCAAATTTGCCAACGAATTCCCGAAACTGAAACTGTTTACCGTGGATTCACTGGGCGGCTGGACGGCGTTGCAGAAAGAGCACTTCGCCACGGGCGGCGTGTTTGACCAGATCACCCGTCGCTAA
- the emrD gene encoding multidrug efflux MFS transporter EmrD, translating into MKKLENLPLMAMLILLVAVGQMAQTIYVPTIADMAQSLNVPAGAVQRVMAAYLVTYGFSQLIYGPLSDRLGRRPVIFAGMLIFLLGAAGAMLAPSLNLLIAAAAVQGMGTGVAGVMARTMPRDLYAGSALRQANSLLNMGILVSPLLAPLIGGALAGAFGWRACFAFLLLLCSGVAICIWRGMPETRPAGQAPRALFSAFRPLLADGSFSRYLVMLVGALAGIAVFEASCGVLMGGVLGLSSLAVSLLFILPLPAAFFGAWFAGKSDAPFHQLMWYAVLSCLAAGALMWLPGWFGVMNVWTLIVPAALFFFGAGMLFPLATTGAMEPFPYLAGAAGALLGGVQNMGSGLVAWLSALLPQGGQFSLGLLMFAMGVLMLLCWWPMADRAQEAGDAA; encoded by the coding sequence ATGAAAAAACTCGAAAACCTGCCATTGATGGCGATGCTGATTTTGCTGGTGGCCGTCGGCCAGATGGCGCAGACCATCTATGTACCTACTATCGCCGACATGGCGCAGAGCCTGAACGTGCCTGCTGGCGCGGTGCAGCGCGTGATGGCGGCCTATCTGGTGACCTACGGTTTCTCCCAACTGATTTACGGGCCGCTCTCGGATCGCCTTGGCCGTCGGCCGGTGATCTTCGCCGGGATGCTGATTTTCCTGCTCGGCGCGGCGGGCGCGATGCTGGCCCCCAGCCTGAACCTGCTGATTGCCGCCGCGGCGGTGCAGGGGATGGGCACCGGCGTGGCCGGCGTGATGGCGCGCACCATGCCGCGCGATCTCTATGCGGGCAGCGCCCTGCGGCAGGCCAACAGCCTGCTGAACATGGGAATTCTGGTCAGCCCGCTGCTCGCGCCGCTGATTGGCGGGGCGCTGGCGGGTGCCTTTGGCTGGCGCGCCTGTTTCGCCTTCCTGCTGCTGCTGTGCAGCGGCGTGGCGATCTGCATCTGGCGCGGTATGCCGGAGACCCGTCCGGCGGGGCAGGCCCCGCGCGCGCTGTTCAGCGCGTTCCGGCCGCTGCTGGCGGATGGCAGCTTCAGCCGCTATCTGGTGATGCTGGTGGGCGCGCTGGCGGGCATCGCGGTGTTTGAAGCGAGTTGTGGCGTGCTGATGGGTGGCGTACTGGGGTTGAGCAGTCTGGCCGTCAGCCTGCTGTTCATCCTGCCGCTACCGGCGGCCTTTTTCGGCGCATGGTTTGCTGGCAAGTCCGACGCGCCCTTCCACCAGTTGATGTGGTACGCGGTGCTGAGCTGTCTGGCGGCTGGCGCGTTGATGTGGCTGCCCGGCTGGTTTGGCGTGATGAATGTCTGGACGCTGATCGTGCCAGCGGCGCTGTTCTTCTTCGGCGCGGGGATGCTGTTCCCGCTGGCAACCACCGGCGCGATGGAGCCGTTCCCCTATCTGGCTGGCGCGGCGGGGGCGCTGCTGGGCGGCGTGCAGAATATGGGATCGGGGCTGGTGGCGTGGCTGTCGGCGCTGTTGCCACAGGGCGGCCAGTTCAGCCTTGGGCTGCTGATGTTTGCAATGGGTGTGCTGATGCTGCTCTGCTGGTGGCCGATGGCTGACCGGGCGCAGGAGGCGGGCGACGCCGCCTGA
- the cpxR gene encoding envelope stress response regulator transcription factor CpxR, whose amino-acid sequence MNKILLVDDDRELTSLLKELLDMEGFNVVVAHDGEQALEQLDSSIDLLLLDIMMPKKNGIDTLKELRQHHQTPVIMLTARGSELDRVLGLELGADDYLPKPFNDRELVARIRAILRRSHWSEQQQGGDSGAPTLQVDCLQLNPGRQEASFESQVLDLTGTEFTLLYLLAQHLGQVVSREHLSQEVLGKRLTPFDRAIDMHISNLRRKLPERKDGHPWFKTLRGRGYLMVSAS is encoded by the coding sequence ATGAATAAGATCCTGTTAGTTGATGATGACCGCGAATTGACTTCGCTTTTAAAAGAGCTGCTCGACATGGAAGGGTTCAATGTCGTGGTGGCACACGATGGCGAGCAGGCACTGGAGCAGTTGGATAGCAGCATAGATCTGTTACTGCTCGATATTATGATGCCGAAGAAGAATGGCATCGACACGTTGAAAGAGCTGCGACAGCACCACCAGACACCCGTGATTATGCTGACGGCGCGCGGCAGCGAGCTGGATCGCGTACTGGGGCTGGAGCTGGGCGCGGATGACTATCTGCCCAAACCCTTTAACGATCGTGAACTGGTGGCCCGTATCCGCGCCATTCTGCGCCGTTCTCACTGGAGCGAGCAGCAGCAGGGCGGTGACAGCGGCGCGCCTACCCTTCAGGTGGATTGCCTGCAACTCAACCCCGGCCGCCAGGAGGCCAGCTTTGAGAGCCAGGTGCTCGACCTGACCGGCACCGAGTTCACCCTGCTCTACCTGCTGGCGCAGCATCTCGGCCAGGTGGTATCGCGGGAACACCTGAGTCAGGAGGTGCTCGGCAAGCGGCTGACCCCCTTTGACCGCGCCATCGATATGCACATCTCCAACCTGCGCCGTAAGCTGCCGGAGCGCAAGGATGGGCACCCTTGGTTTAAAACCCTGCGTGGGCGTGGCTACCTGATGGTGTCGGCCTCATGA
- the trmL gene encoding tRNA (uridine(34)/cytosine(34)/5-carboxymethylaminomethyluridine(34)-2'-O)-methyltransferase TrmL: protein MLNIVLFEPEIPPNTGNIIRLCANTGFRLHLIEPLGFTWDDKRLRRAGLDYHEFASIQKHADYAQFIEREQPARLFALTTKGTPAHSAVNYQPGDYLLFGPESRGLPPAVLDALPPDQKIRIPMQPNSRSMNLSNAVSVVVYEAWRQLDYAGALVKS from the coding sequence ATGCTGAATATCGTACTGTTTGAACCTGAAATCCCGCCAAATACCGGCAATATCATCCGCTTATGCGCCAACACCGGCTTTCGCCTGCACCTGATCGAGCCTCTGGGCTTTACTTGGGATGACAAGCGCCTGCGCCGCGCGGGGCTGGACTACCACGAGTTCGCCTCCATCCAAAAACATGCGGATTACGCGCAATTTATTGAGCGTGAGCAACCGGCGCGCCTGTTTGCGCTGACCACCAAAGGCACGCCTGCGCATAGCGCAGTGAATTACCAGCCGGGCGACTATCTGCTGTTTGGGCCGGAGAGCCGAGGCCTGCCTCCCGCAGTGCTGGACGCCCTGCCCCCGGATCAGAAGATCCGCATCCCGATGCAGCCCAACAGCCGCAGCATGAACCTGTCAAATGCAGTCTCGGTGGTGGTATACGAGGCGTGGCGGCAACTGGATTACGCTGGGGCGCTGGTCAAATCCTGA
- a CDS encoding DUF1454 family protein → MKTALIPLLATVLALSAAPRVLADPPDADRSALSNEMPKAPYLLNGAPTFDMTVVKFRETYNAQNPSLPITEFRSIPDTEPNAMLTRAASKINENLYASTALEKGSGKIKTLQITYLPIQGNEEKAARATAINYMAALMREFEPTLNVEQSTARVAELLEAGKGQQFYQHQVGAIRYVVSDNGEKGLTFAVEPVKLALAEG, encoded by the coding sequence ATGAAAACAGCCCTGATCCCCCTGCTGGCCACCGTGCTGGCGCTGAGTGCCGCACCACGCGTTCTGGCCGATCCGCCAGACGCTGACCGCAGCGCGCTCAGCAATGAGATGCCGAAAGCCCCCTATCTGCTCAACGGCGCGCCCACCTTTGACATGACGGTGGTGAAGTTCCGCGAAACCTACAACGCACAGAACCCGTCGCTGCCGATCACCGAATTCCGCTCTATCCCGGACACCGAGCCGAACGCGATGCTGACGCGCGCCGCTAGCAAGATCAACGAGAATCTCTACGCCTCGACCGCGCTGGAGAAGGGATCCGGCAAGATCAAAACCCTGCAAATCACCTACCTGCCGATCCAGGGCAATGAGGAGAAAGCGGCGCGCGCCACGGCCATCAACTACATGGCGGCGCTGATGCGGGAGTTTGAGCCGACGCTGAATGTCGAGCAGAGCACCGCCAGGGTGGCGGAGCTGTTGGAGGCTGGCAAGGGGCAGCAGTTCTACCAGCATCAGGTTGGCGCCATCCGCTATGTGGTGTCAGACAATGGTGAGAAGGGGCTGACCTTCGCCGTCGAACCGGTGAAACTCGCGTTGGCGGAAGGGTAA
- the fpr gene encoding ferredoxin--NADP(+) reductase has translation MAEWVTGKVTRVERWTDGLFSLIVNAPVDPFTAGQFAKLALEIEGERVQRAYSYVNAPSDDNLEFYLVTVPEGKLSPRLAALQPGDELMVTKEAAGFFVLEEIPECRTLWMLATGTAIGPYLSILQEGRDLARFDHIVLVHAARYARDLSYLPLMQQLQRQFDGKLKIQTVVSRETVPGSLTGRVPALIESGALEAAVGLTMDADSSHIMLCGNPQMVRDTQQLLKESREMRKHLRRKPGHITSEHYW, from the coding sequence ATGGCTGAGTGGGTAACAGGAAAGGTCACACGGGTAGAACGCTGGACGGACGGTCTCTTCAGCCTCATCGTCAATGCGCCGGTCGATCCCTTCACCGCCGGGCAGTTCGCCAAGCTGGCGCTGGAGATTGAGGGCGAGCGCGTGCAGCGTGCCTACTCCTACGTCAATGCGCCCAGCGATGACAATCTGGAGTTCTATCTGGTGACGGTGCCGGAGGGCAAGCTCAGCCCGCGTCTGGCGGCCCTGCAACCCGGCGACGAGCTGATGGTGACCAAAGAGGCGGCCGGGTTCTTTGTGCTGGAGGAGATCCCCGAGTGCCGCACGCTCTGGATGCTGGCGACCGGCACCGCCATCGGCCCCTACCTCTCGATTTTGCAGGAGGGGCGTGATTTGGCGCGCTTCGACCACATCGTGCTGGTGCACGCCGCGCGCTACGCCCGCGATCTGAGCTATCTGCCGCTGATGCAGCAACTACAGCGCCAGTTCGACGGCAAGCTAAAGATTCAGACGGTGGTCAGCCGCGAGACGGTGCCCGGCTCCCTGACGGGCCGGGTGCCAGCGCTGATTGAGAGCGGTGCGCTGGAGGCGGCGGTCGGCCTGACGATGGATGCCGACAGCAGTCATATCATGCTGTGCGGCAATCCACAGATGGTGCGTGACACCCAGCAATTGCTGAAAGAGAGCCGCGAGATGCGCAAGCACCTGCGCCGCAAGCCCGGCCACATCACCAGCGAGCACTACTGGTAA
- a CDS encoding DUF805 domain-containing protein, whose protein sequence is MGIQAWAFSFRGRLGRRDFWVWLVLWLVVMAGAFAAASRGWLAIQSAAFLIVFLLWPTAAVLVKRLHDRNRAGSWALLLILAWMLAAGNWQMMPALAAWTLGRLLPAVIFVMMLVECGFLAGTAGGNRFGPPAAPVRYR, encoded by the coding sequence ATGGGTATACAGGCGTGGGCCTTTTCTTTTCGTGGCCGGCTGGGACGGCGGGATTTCTGGGTGTGGCTGGTGCTCTGGCTGGTGGTGATGGCTGGGGCGTTTGCGGCGGCGTCGCGCGGGTGGCTGGCGATCCAGTCCGCGGCATTTTTGATTGTGTTCCTGCTCTGGCCGACGGCGGCGGTGCTGGTGAAGCGGCTGCATGACCGCAACCGCGCTGGCAGCTGGGCGCTGCTGCTGATTCTGGCGTGGATGCTGGCCGCCGGTAACTGGCAGATGATGCCCGCGTTGGCGGCCTGGACGCTGGGCCGACTGCTGCCAGCGGTGATTTTTGTGATGATGCTGGTGGAGTGCGGCTTTCTGGCGGGCACGGCGGGCGGCAACCGCTTCGGGCCGCCCGCCGCGCCCGTGCGCTACCGGTAG